One segment of uncultured Jannaschia sp. DNA contains the following:
- a CDS encoding glutathione S-transferase, with protein MQILSSPASPFVRACRVLILETGQDDVDIRDVTANPMGGDADLNAANPSGKIPALVREDGPAIYDSRVICRFLDQKVGADLYPESRLWEVLSLEANAHAVMEAAVGITYEKRLRPEALHWPDWFDAQWTKIARSLDAMEARSMPLLEGPLNMAQIATGCALGYLDLRHGDRNWRDGRDTLAAWEARFAERDAMQATRPA; from the coding sequence ATGCAGATCCTCTCCTCTCCCGCGTCGCCCTTCGTCCGGGCGTGCCGCGTCCTGATTCTCGAGACGGGGCAGGACGATGTGGACATCCGGGACGTGACCGCGAACCCGATGGGCGGCGATGCCGATCTGAACGCGGCGAACCCGTCGGGCAAGATCCCGGCGCTCGTGCGCGAGGACGGCCCCGCGATCTACGACAGCCGGGTGATCTGCCGGTTCCTCGACCAGAAGGTCGGCGCGGATCTCTATCCCGAGAGCCGTCTCTGGGAGGTGCTCTCGCTCGAAGCCAATGCCCATGCCGTGATGGAGGCCGCCGTCGGCATCACCTACGAGAAGCGTCTGCGGCCCGAGGCGTTGCACTGGCCCGACTGGTTCGACGCGCAATGGACCAAGATCGCACGCTCGCTCGACGCGATGGAGGCGCGTTCGATGCCGCTTCTGGAGGGGCCGCTGAACATGGCGCAGATCGCGACCGGCTGCGCGCTGGGATATCTCGACCTGCGGCATGGCGACCGCAACTGGCGCGACGGCCGCGACACCCTCGCCGCATGGGAGGCCCGCTTCGCCGAGCGCGACGCGATGCAGGCCACGCGACCGGCGTGA
- the infB gene encoding translation initiation factor IF-2 codes for MSDSDGKKPLGLSGGARSGTVKQSFARGRTNNVVVETKRKRVNVPKPGAQSAAAVNAQGGKQASTTNAEMDRRLKALQAAKAREAEDAERRAREEQEAKDARDRRRAEIEEKERAEKEREELLKQKAEEDERRQREAREGREKPAEPAAAAPPADKPDRSRNLGPDARPGGNDARRKRDDDGGKPKGDGERRGGKLTVNQALRGGEGGRQRSLASMRRKQERQRRGGGDSGPQEKVTRTVQLPETIVVSELANRMTERVAAVVKALMQNGMMVTQNQVIDADTAELIIEEFGHKVQRVSEADVEQAIEVEADKDADLKDRAPVITIMGHVDHGKTSLLDAIRNAKVVAGEAGGITQHIGAYQVTQNDSVLTFLDTPGHAAFTSMRARGAQVTDIVVLVVAADDAVMPQTIEAINHAKAAGVPMIVAINKIDLPAADANRVRTELLQHEVIVEAMSGEVQDVEVSAATGQGLDQLLEAIALQAEILELKANPDRAAQGAVIEAQLDVGRGPVATVLVQNGTLKRGDIFVVGEQWGKVRALVDDRGERVDEAGPSVPVEVLGLNGTPEAGDVLNVVKTEAEAREIAEYREQAAKDKRAAAGAATTLDQLLANAKADESVSELPILMKADVQGSAEAIIQAMEKIGNDEVRVRVLHSGVGAITESDITLAEASGAPVIGFNVRANAPARAAANQKGVEIRYYSVIYDLVDDVKAAASGLLSAEVRENFIGYAEIRETFRVTGVGNVAGCLVTEGVARRSAGVRLLRDNTVIHEGTLKTLKRFKDEVKEVQSGQECGMAFENYDDIRKGDVIEIFEREEVERSLT; via the coding sequence ATGAGCGATTCAGACGGCAAGAAACCCCTCGGATTGTCCGGTGGCGCGCGCAGCGGCACGGTGAAGCAGAGCTTCGCCCGCGGACGGACGAACAACGTGGTCGTGGAGACCAAGCGCAAACGCGTCAACGTGCCCAAGCCCGGCGCGCAGTCGGCGGCTGCAGTCAACGCGCAGGGCGGCAAGCAGGCCTCGACCACCAATGCCGAGATGGACCGCCGCCTGAAGGCGTTGCAGGCCGCCAAGGCCCGCGAGGCCGAGGACGCCGAGCGCCGCGCCCGCGAGGAACAGGAAGCCAAGGACGCCCGGGACCGGCGCCGTGCCGAGATCGAGGAGAAGGAGCGCGCCGAGAAGGAGCGCGAGGAGCTTCTCAAGCAGAAGGCCGAAGAAGACGAGCGCCGTCAGCGCGAGGCCCGCGAAGGCCGCGAGAAGCCTGCCGAACCGGCCGCCGCGGCTCCGCCCGCCGACAAGCCGGACCGGTCCCGCAATCTCGGACCCGATGCCCGTCCCGGCGGCAACGACGCGCGGCGCAAGCGCGACGACGATGGCGGCAAGCCCAAGGGCGACGGCGAGCGTCGCGGCGGCAAGCTGACCGTGAACCAGGCCCTGCGCGGCGGCGAGGGCGGGCGGCAGCGGTCGCTGGCCTCGATGCGCCGCAAGCAGGAGCGCCAGCGGCGCGGTGGCGGCGATAGCGGCCCGCAGGAGAAGGTGACGCGCACCGTTCAGCTTCCCGAGACGATCGTCGTCTCGGAGCTGGCGAACCGCATGACCGAGCGTGTCGCGGCCGTCGTGAAGGCCCTGATGCAGAACGGCATGATGGTCACGCAGAACCAGGTGATCGACGCCGACACCGCCGAACTCATCATCGAGGAGTTCGGCCACAAGGTGCAGCGCGTCTCGGAAGCCGATGTCGAGCAGGCCATCGAGGTCGAGGCCGACAAGGATGCCGATCTGAAGGACCGCGCGCCGGTCATCACGATCATGGGCCATGTCGACCACGGCAAGACGTCGCTCCTGGACGCGATCCGCAACGCCAAGGTCGTCGCGGGCGAAGCCGGGGGCATCACCCAGCATATCGGCGCCTACCAGGTCACCCAGAACGACAGCGTGCTGACCTTCCTCGACACGCCGGGCCACGCGGCCTTCACCTCGATGCGGGCCCGTGGCGCGCAGGTGACGGATATCGTGGTGCTGGTCGTGGCCGCCGATGACGCGGTCATGCCGCAGACAATCGAGGCCATCAATCACGCCAAGGCGGCGGGTGTCCCGATGATCGTCGCGATCAACAAGATCGACCTGCCGGCCGCCGATGCCAATCGCGTGCGGACGGAACTGCTCCAGCACGAGGTCATCGTCGAGGCGATGTCGGGCGAGGTGCAGGATGTCGAAGTCTCGGCCGCGACGGGCCAGGGGCTCGACCAGCTTCTGGAGGCCATCGCGCTGCAGGCCGAGATCCTCGAGCTCAAGGCCAATCCCGATCGCGCCGCGCAGGGCGCCGTGATCGAGGCGCAGCTCGACGTGGGCCGCGGCCCCGTCGCGACCGTCCTCGTGCAGAATGGCACGCTCAAGCGCGGCGACATCTTCGTCGTGGGCGAACAGTGGGGCAAGGTGCGCGCGCTGGTCGACGACCGCGGCGAGCGCGTCGACGAGGCGGGGCCGTCGGTGCCCGTCGAGGTGCTGGGTCTCAACGGAACGCCCGAGGCGGGCGACGTCCTCAACGTCGTCAAGACCGAGGCCGAAGCCCGCGAGATCGCCGAGTACCGCGAGCAGGCCGCAAAGGACAAGCGCGCCGCCGCCGGAGCCGCCACGACCCTCGACCAGCTTCTCGCCAACGCGAAGGCCGACGAGAGCGTGTCCGAACTGCCCATCCTGATGAAGGCGGACGTGCAGGGCTCGGCCGAGGCGATCATCCAGGCGATGGAGAAGATCGGCAACGACGAGGTGCGCGTCCGCGTGCTGCACTCGGGTGTCGGTGCCATCACGGAATCGGACATCACGCTGGCCGAAGCCTCGGGCGCGCCGGTAATCGGCTTCAACGTCCGGGCCAACGCGCCCGCGCGTGCGGCCGCGAACCAGAAGGGCGTCGAGATCCGCTACTACTCGGTGATCTACGACCTCGTGGACGACGTAAAGGCGGCGGCCTCGGGCCTGCTCTCGGCCGAGGTTCGCGAGAACTTCATCGGCTACGCCGAGATCCGCGAGACGTTCCGCGTCACCGGCGTCGGCAACGTGGCCGGTTGCCTCGTGACCGAAGGCGTGGCGCGCCGCTCGGCGGGCGTGCGCCTGCTGCGGGACAACACAGTGATCCACGAAGGGACGCTGAAGACCCTCAAGCGCTTCAAGGACGAAGTGAAGGAGGTCCAGTCGGGCCAGGAATGCGGCATGGCGTTCGAGAATTACGACGACATCCGCAAGGGCGATGTCATCGAGATCTTCGAGCGCGAGGAGGTCGAGCGCTCGCTCACCTGA
- a CDS encoding cytochrome c1 produces MNILTKAFAALAISTSAALAAGGAGEVTDFDFPFEGPFGTYDQNQLQRGLKVYTEICSACHGLQYVAFRDLAADHGLGYSREQATAYAELYEIFDPTLNGGEGDFRAASYPDKFPANNAVGAPDLSLMAKARAGFSGPYNLGINQIVQGMGGPEYIASLLTGYTGEEKEEAGTVLYENLAFPGGWISMAPVLYGDDVEFDDGAPTDMEAIATDVAAFLMWTAEPKLAARKQMGIVAIIMLAVLSVLLYLTNKRIWAPVKARRTTPAE; encoded by the coding sequence ATGAACATCCTCACGAAGGCCTTCGCGGCCCTGGCAATCTCCACCTCGGCGGCCCTCGCGGCCGGGGGCGCGGGCGAGGTCACGGATTTCGACTTCCCGTTCGAGGGACCGTTCGGCACCTACGACCAGAACCAGCTCCAGCGCGGGCTGAAGGTCTATACCGAGATCTGCTCGGCCTGCCACGGCCTGCAGTACGTGGCTTTCCGCGACCTCGCGGCGGATCACGGGCTCGGCTACTCGCGCGAGCAGGCGACGGCCTATGCCGAGCTCTACGAGATCTTCGATCCGACCCTGAATGGCGGCGAGGGCGACTTCCGCGCCGCCAGCTACCCGGACAAGTTCCCGGCCAACAACGCGGTGGGCGCGCCCGACCTGTCGCTGATGGCCAAGGCCCGCGCCGGGTTCTCCGGGCCCTACAACCTCGGCATCAACCAGATCGTGCAGGGCATGGGCGGCCCGGAATACATCGCCTCGCTCCTGACCGGCTACACCGGCGAGGAGAAGGAAGAGGCGGGCACCGTTCTCTACGAGAACCTCGCCTTCCCCGGCGGCTGGATCTCGATGGCCCCGGTGCTCTACGGCGACGACGTGGAGTTCGATGACGGCGCGCCCACGGACATGGAGGCGATTGCGACCGACGTCGCCGCCTTCCTGATGTGGACGGCCGAGCCCAAGCTCGCCGCGCGCAAGCAAATGGGCATCGTCGCGATCATCATGCTCGCGGTGCTGTCGGTGCTGCTCTACCTCACCAACAAGCGCATCTGGGCGCCGGTGAAGGCGCGGCGCACCACGCCGGCCGAATGA
- the mtaB gene encoding tRNA (N(6)-L-threonylcarbamoyladenosine(37)-C(2))-methylthiotransferase MtaB has product MADDLRAPAPILSNHGCRLNAYEAEAMRELAGQAGLTDAVIVNTCAVTAEAVRKGRQDIRKLRRENPNARLIVTGCAAQTDPESFAAMAEVDHVIGNTEKMQPSTWAGLATGDTEPVQVDDIMSVTETAGHLIDGFGTRSRAYVQVQNGCDHRCTFCIIPYGRGNSRSVPAGVVVDQIARLADRGYEEVVLTGVDLTSWGADLPGQPRLGDLVARILRLTKVPRLRISSIDSIEVDDALMRCIAEEARLMPHLHLSLQHGSDLILKRMKRRHLRDDAIRFCEAARRLRPDMTFGADIIAGFPTETEAQFADSLDLVEACDLTWLHVFPYSARAGTPAARMPAVDGRLIKERAARLRAAGEAAVARHLAAQVGRDHAVLMESRRMGRTPQFAEVVFETDRPVGQIVPTRIAAVTEGRLRAA; this is encoded by the coding sequence ATGGCTGACGACCTCCGAGCCCCCGCGCCCATCCTGTCGAATCACGGCTGCCGGTTGAACGCCTACGAGGCCGAGGCCATGCGCGAACTGGCCGGGCAGGCGGGTCTCACCGACGCGGTCATCGTCAACACCTGCGCCGTCACCGCCGAGGCGGTGCGGAAGGGGCGTCAGGATATCCGCAAGCTGCGCCGCGAGAACCCGAATGCGCGGCTGATCGTCACCGGCTGTGCCGCGCAGACCGACCCGGAAAGCTTCGCCGCCATGGCCGAGGTGGATCACGTCATCGGCAACACCGAGAAGATGCAGCCGTCCACATGGGCGGGCCTCGCGACCGGCGACACCGAGCCGGTCCAGGTCGACGACATCATGTCCGTGACCGAGACGGCGGGTCATCTGATCGACGGGTTCGGCACGCGGTCGCGGGCCTATGTGCAGGTCCAGAACGGCTGCGATCATCGCTGCACGTTCTGCATCATCCCCTACGGGCGCGGCAATTCGCGGTCCGTTCCGGCGGGCGTCGTGGTGGACCAGATCGCGCGGTTGGCCGATCGCGGCTACGAGGAAGTCGTCCTGACCGGCGTGGACCTGACGTCTTGGGGCGCGGATCTGCCGGGGCAGCCGCGGCTGGGCGACCTCGTGGCGCGCATCCTCCGCCTGACGAAGGTGCCGCGCCTGCGCATCTCGAGCATCGACAGCATCGAGGTGGACGACGCCCTGATGCGCTGCATCGCAGAGGAGGCTCGGCTGATGCCGCATCTCCACCTGTCGCTGCAGCACGGGTCGGACCTGATCCTGAAGCGGATGAAGCGGCGGCACCTGCGGGACGACGCGATCCGCTTCTGCGAGGCGGCCCGGCGTCTGCGCCCCGACATGACCTTCGGAGCCGACATCATCGCCGGGTTCCCGACCGAAACCGAGGCGCAATTCGCGGACTCGCTGGATCTGGTCGAGGCCTGCGACCTGACCTGGCTCCACGTCTTTCCCTATTCCGCCCGTGCGGGCACACCCGCGGCGCGGATGCCCGCCGTCGATGGGCGCCTCATCAAGGAGCGCGCCGCGCGCCTTCGGGCCGCGGGCGAGGCGGCCGTCGCCCGCCACCTGGCCGCGCAGGTGGGCCGCGACCACGCCGTGCTGATGGAGAGCCGGCGCATGGGCCGGACGCCGCAATTCGCCGAGGTCGTCTTCGAGACCGACCGCCCCGTGGGCCAGATCGTCCCCACCCGGATCGCCGCCGTCACCGAAGGGCGCCTCCGCGCCGCCTGA
- a CDS encoding RNA-binding protein, giving the protein MSRGGKTKDRSEPERRCIVTGETGPKAGLVRFVIGPDDTVYPDVAGKLPGRGIYVSSARDPLEKAVAKRMFAKGAKRQVAVPEGLIETVEAALLKRLQDGIAIARKAGRAVAGYEKVKSMLMAEQAQVLLQAADGSERGKGKLSTPEGGRWIGFLTADELGQAFGRDRVIHASVAAGTLAQRIVEDAARLQGIRNVNDGKPAVEKDTGNA; this is encoded by the coding sequence TTGAGCCGAGGTGGCAAAACGAAAGATCGCAGTGAGCCGGAACGCCGCTGCATCGTGACCGGCGAGACCGGCCCCAAGGCGGGGCTGGTCCGATTCGTGATCGGTCCCGACGACACGGTCTATCCCGACGTCGCGGGCAAGCTGCCGGGACGCGGGATCTACGTGTCCTCGGCGCGTGACCCCTTGGAAAAAGCGGTCGCCAAGCGCATGTTCGCAAAAGGGGCGAAGCGGCAGGTGGCCGTCCCCGAAGGACTGATCGAGACGGTCGAGGCCGCGCTTCTCAAGCGGCTGCAGGACGGCATCGCCATCGCGCGCAAGGCCGGCCGGGCCGTCGCGGGCTACGAGAAGGTGAAGTCCATGCTCATGGCCGAGCAGGCGCAGGTCCTGTTGCAGGCCGCCGATGGATCGGAGCGGGGCAAGGGCAAGTTGAGCACGCCGGAAGGGGGCCGCTGGATCGGATTCCTGACGGCAGACGAACTGGGTCAGGCGTTCGGCCGCGACCGCGTCATCCATGCCAGCGTGGCCGCTGGCACCTTGGCGCAACGTATTGTAGAGGATGCCGCAAGGCTCCAGGGCATCAGAAATGTGAACGACGGCAAACCGGCTGTCGAGAAGGATACTGGGAACGCATGA
- a CDS encoding DMT family transporter: protein MVPVPLSRADRQGSAIALRLAAAAFATGLGFCVHGAATHAETGQIVFLRAALSLPPLLLWAWLSAPPRDWRPRAPKKHLVRGLAGGLAMFLNFYALGQLPVTHAQALSYLAPVLSIPAAVILLGERLTVRTVLAVSLGFAGMMAMLYTSVARPDWGWAELSGMAAGIASAGVMALVRVHIRAMTATETTISIALSFAAIGTVIGFAAMLVTGWVPMTAVLWAWLGGAGLLGAATHITATEAVARAPVSTLAPFDYAGLVFAVILDFAIFAHLPGPWGWLGIGLIAAAGLVTALGGRPDGSGFRLR, encoded by the coding sequence ATGGTGCCCGTCCCCCTGTCCCGCGCCGACCGCCAGGGGTCGGCCATCGCCCTGCGTCTGGCGGCGGCGGCCTTCGCCACAGGTCTGGGCTTTTGCGTCCACGGCGCGGCGACCCATGCCGAAACGGGCCAGATCGTGTTTCTGAGGGCCGCGCTGTCGCTGCCGCCGCTCCTCCTCTGGGCATGGCTCAGCGCGCCACCGCGCGACTGGCGGCCGCGTGCTCCGAAGAAGCACCTCGTGCGCGGGCTGGCGGGCGGGCTCGCGATGTTTCTGAACTTCTACGCGCTGGGGCAGCTTCCCGTGACCCATGCGCAGGCGCTGTCGTATCTCGCGCCCGTCCTCAGCATTCCGGCGGCCGTGATCCTCCTGGGCGAGCGTCTGACCGTGCGCACGGTACTGGCCGTATCGCTGGGCTTCGCGGGGATGATGGCCATGCTCTACACCTCCGTCGCGCGCCCCGACTGGGGCTGGGCGGAGCTTTCGGGCATGGCGGCGGGGATCGCCAGCGCGGGGGTCATGGCGCTGGTCCGGGTCCATATCCGCGCGATGACGGCGACCGAGACGACGATCTCCATCGCGCTCAGCTTCGCCGCGATCGGCACGGTGATCGGGTTCGCGGCGATGCTGGTGACCGGCTGGGTGCCGATGACGGCCGTCCTCTGGGCATGGCTCGGGGGTGCGGGGCTTCTCGGGGCGGCGACGCATATCACCGCGACCGAGGCCGTGGCGCGCGCGCCCGTCTCGACACTGGCGCCGTTCGATTATGCGGGGCTCGTCTTCGCCGTCATCCTCGATTTCGCGATCTTCGCGCATCTGCCGGGGCCCTGGGGCTGGCTCGGGATCGGGCTGATTGCTGCCGCCGGGCTGGTCACCGCGCTGGGCGGCCGCCCCGACGGCAGCGGGTTCCGCCTACGTTAG
- a CDS encoding GNAT family N-acetyltransferase, which yields MTRRPVTINRTDDLGAALAIRAAVFIDEQGVSLADEVDGLDPECIHWLATDAEGPVATLRVMDVTPEEGPRTAKIQRVAVLPRARGTGLGAILMRDVLEDLQAEGYVRAILGAQSQVTGFYEALGFAAHGPTYDDAGIPHQDMTREL from the coding sequence GTGACCCGGCGGCCGGTCACCATCAACCGGACCGACGACCTGGGCGCCGCGCTCGCCATCCGGGCGGCCGTCTTCATCGACGAACAGGGCGTCAGCCTCGCCGACGAGGTCGACGGCCTCGATCCCGAATGCATCCACTGGCTGGCCACCGATGCCGAAGGTCCCGTCGCCACGCTCCGCGTCATGGACGTCACGCCCGAGGAGGGACCGCGCACCGCCAAGATCCAGCGCGTCGCGGTCCTGCCGCGCGCACGGGGCACCGGCCTCGGGGCCATCCTGATGCGCGACGTTCTCGAGGATCTTCAGGCCGAGGGCTACGTGCGCGCGATCCTCGGCGCACAGTCTCAGGTGACGGGTTTTTACGAGGCGCTGGGCTTCGCCGCCCATGGCCCTACCTATGACGACGCGGGCATCCCGCATCAGGATATGACCCGCGAACTCTGA
- a CDS encoding fasciclin domain-containing protein, with protein MIHTMNRRRVLTLGAGLASAAVLTGCVTADVGRADIVDTAVAAGDFNTLAAALTAAGLADTLKGPGPFTVFAPTDAAFAALPAGTVENLLLPENVDTLRSILTYHVAPNNYPASSLLGAHGSLPTVNGQSLRVNGTGGGVQVGGATVTTPDVFASNGVIHVIDTVLLP; from the coding sequence ATGATCCACACCATGAACCGCCGCCGCGTGCTGACCCTCGGGGCCGGCCTCGCCTCCGCCGCCGTGCTGACCGGCTGCGTGACCGCCGATGTCGGCCGTGCCGATATCGTGGACACAGCCGTCGCCGCGGGTGACTTCAACACGCTGGCCGCCGCGCTGACGGCCGCGGGCCTCGCGGACACGCTGAAGGGTCCGGGACCGTTCACGGTCTTCGCGCCCACCGATGCGGCCTTCGCGGCCCTGCCCGCGGGCACGGTCGAGAACCTGCTGCTTCCCGAGAACGTGGATACGCTCCGTTCGATCCTCACCTACCACGTGGCGCCGAACAATTACCCGGCCTCGTCCCTTCTCGGCGCGCATGGCAGCCTGCCCACGGTCAACGGCCAGTCGCTGCGCGTGAACGGCACCGGCGGCGGCGTTCAGGTCGGCGGCGCGACCGTCACGACGCCCGACGTCTTCGCCTCCAACGGCGTGATCCACGTCATCGACACTGTCCTTCTGCCCTAA
- a CDS encoding FMN-binding negative transcriptional regulator has protein sequence MHPNLTFRSDADARTLDLIRDRAFGTLAVNAPDGPLLSHIPVHLSGDASHVLLHLVRSNPILRALGDGLPAVIAITGPDGYVSPNWYGIDDQVPTWNYVAVHLRGPLRRLDPGEMRATLDAQSEPYESRTNPEMPWTADKMTPEVLERMMRQIVPLRMDVDSIAATWKLSQNKPDEVRLRAADAIETAEIGSDLPELARLMRTEG, from the coding sequence ATGCATCCGAATCTCACCTTTCGCAGCGATGCGGATGCCCGCACGCTGGACCTGATCCGCGACCGCGCCTTCGGCACGCTGGCGGTCAACGCCCCCGACGGCCCGCTCCTGTCGCATATCCCGGTCCACCTGTCCGGGGATGCCTCCCACGTCCTGCTTCACCTCGTCCGCTCGAACCCGATCCTGCGGGCGTTGGGCGACGGGTTGCCCGCGGTGATCGCGATCACAGGGCCGGATGGCTACGTCTCGCCCAACTGGTACGGAATCGACGATCAGGTCCCGACCTGGAACTACGTCGCGGTCCATCTGCGTGGTCCCCTGCGGCGGCTCGACCCTGGCGAGATGCGCGCGACGCTCGACGCGCAGTCCGAACCCTACGAGTCGCGGACCAATCCCGAGATGCCATGGACGGCCGACAAGATGACGCCCGAGGTGCTCGAGCGGATGATGCGCCAGATCGTGCCCCTGCGGATGGACGTGGACAGCATCGCCGCAACGTGGAAACTTTCGCAGAACAAGCCCGACGAGGTCCGCCTGCGCGCGGCCGACGCGATCGAAACCGCCGAGATCGGCTCGGACCTGCCCGAACTGGCCCGGCTGATGCGAACCGAAGGATAA
- the petA gene encoding ubiquinol-cytochrome c reductase iron-sulfur subunit, translating to MSHADDHAGTRRDFLYYATAGMGAVATGFAVWPLVNQMNPSADVEALSSIDVDVSILEPGSQMTALWLGKPVFIRRRTPEEIELARGVELSDLPDPLANNANIDSDAPATDENRATGESGEWLVQMGVCTHLGCVPLGDGAGDFGGWFCPCHGSHYDSAGRIRRGPAPRNLPVPPVEFLDDTTIRLG from the coding sequence GTGTCACACGCCGACGATCATGCGGGAACCCGCCGCGACTTCCTCTACTATGCGACGGCCGGCATGGGTGCCGTCGCCACGGGCTTCGCGGTCTGGCCCCTCGTCAACCAGATGAACCCGTCGGCCGATGTCGAGGCGCTGTCCTCCATCGACGTCGACGTCTCCATCCTCGAGCCCGGCTCTCAGATGACGGCGCTCTGGCTCGGCAAGCCGGTCTTCATCCGCCGCCGCACCCCCGAAGAGATCGAGCTGGCGCGCGGCGTCGAGCTTTCGGATCTGCCCGACCCCCTGGCCAACAATGCCAATATCGACAGCGACGCCCCCGCCACCGATGAGAACCGGGCGACCGGCGAGTCGGGCGAATGGCTGGTCCAGATGGGCGTCTGCACCCATCTCGGCTGCGTGCCGCTGGGCGACGGCGCGGGCGATTTCGGCGGCTGGTTCTGCCCCTGCCATGGATCGCATTACGACAGCGCCGGACGCATTCGCCGCGGCCCCGCGCCGCGCAACCTGCCGGTGCCGCCGGTGGAATTCCTTGACGACACAACGATCCGACTGGGCTGA
- a CDS encoding cytochrome b N-terminal domain-containing protein, with product MAGIPHDEYVPTTQGEKWIEKRLPIIGLLYNTLMIPTPKNLNWMWIWGIVLTFTLVLQIVTGIILVMHYTPHVDLAFSSVEHIMRDVRGGWAMRYIHQNGASLFFVAVYAHIFRNLYYGSYKAPREITWILGIIIYLLMMGTAFMGYVLPWGQMSFWGATVITGLFGAIPFIGESLQTWLLGGPAVGNATLNRFFSLHYLMPFLILGLSIVKIWSFHTTGNNNPTGVEVRRTSKAEAKADTLPFWPYFVIKDLFALAVILLVFFAIVGFMPNYLGHPDNYIEANPLATPAHIVPEWYFLPFYAILRAFTSDVWIVMFFSWISGGIIDAAFFGVLAMFGAIAIMAFAPWLDTSSVRSGRYRPMFKWWFWLLVFDFFVLMWLGSMPAEEPWASLSLVASAYWFAYFLVILPLLGVIEKPLPRPATIEEDFAAHYGPDSDGGPGTGQRLPGEKAASPAE from the coding sequence ATGGCTGGTATTCCCCACGACGAGTACGTCCCGACAACGCAGGGCGAAAAGTGGATCGAGAAGCGGCTCCCCATCATCGGGCTGCTCTACAACACGCTGATGATCCCCACCCCCAAGAACCTCAACTGGATGTGGATCTGGGGCATCGTCCTGACCTTCACGCTGGTCCTGCAGATCGTGACCGGCATCATCCTCGTCATGCACTACACGCCGCATGTCGACCTGGCCTTCTCCTCGGTCGAGCACATCATGCGCGACGTCCGCGGCGGCTGGGCCATGCGCTACATCCACCAGAACGGCGCCTCGCTGTTCTTCGTCGCGGTCTACGCGCACATCTTCCGCAACCTCTATTACGGCTCCTACAAGGCCCCGCGCGAGATCACGTGGATCCTCGGGATCATCATCTACCTGCTCATGATGGGCACGGCCTTCATGGGCTACGTGCTGCCCTGGGGTCAGATGTCCTTCTGGGGCGCGACCGTGATCACCGGCCTCTTCGGCGCGATCCCGTTCATAGGCGAGTCTCTCCAGACCTGGCTTCTGGGCGGACCGGCGGTCGGCAACGCGACGCTGAACCGGTTCTTCTCGCTGCACTACCTGATGCCGTTCCTGATCCTCGGCCTCTCGATCGTGAAGATCTGGTCGTTCCACACGACCGGCAACAACAACCCGACCGGCGTCGAAGTGCGCCGCACCTCGAAGGCCGAAGCCAAGGCGGACACGCTGCCGTTCTGGCCCTATTTCGTCATCAAGGACCTCTTCGCGCTGGCGGTGATCCTCTTGGTGTTCTTCGCCATCGTCGGCTTCATGCCGAACTATCTCGGTCACCCCGACAACTACATCGAGGCGAACCCGCTCGCGACGCCCGCCCACATCGTGCCCGAATGGTACTTCCTTCCGTTCTACGCGATCCTGCGGGCCTTCACCTCCGACGTCTGGATCGTGATGTTCTTCAGCTGGATCTCCGGCGGGATCATCGACGCGGCGTTCTTCGGGGTGCTGGCGATGTTCGGCGCGATCGCGATCATGGCCTTCGCGCCGTGGCTCGACACGTCGTCGGTCCGCTCCGGCCGCTACCGCCCGATGTTCAAGTGGTGGTTCTGGCTTCTGGTGTTCGACTTCTTCGTCCTGATGTGGCTGGGCTCCATGCCCGCCGAGGAGCCGTGGGCCTCGCTCTCGCTTGTCGCCTCGGCCTACTGGTTCGCCTATTTCCTGGTGATCCTGCCGCTTCTGGGCGTCATCGAGAAGCCGCTGCCGCGGCCCGCCACCATCGAGGAAGACTTCGCGGCGCATTACGGACCCGATAGCGACGGTGGACCGGGAACCGGCCAGCGCTTGCCCGGCGAAAAAGCCGCCAGCCCGGCCGAATAA